The nucleotide window AGTCCGCTCCTCGCCGGGTTGCCGCGCCTTTGGGCCTGCGGCACCCCTGCGAACAGAGATGACGGCGGCCAGCGATGGCCGCCGTCTTTCGTTTCTCCCCGCGGCACTGTCGCCCGGCCCGTTCGCGGGAACGGCCGGTACCGGTCCCCTCTTCAGCCGCGTTCACAGCCGAGCCTCAGCGACACCGGAAGACTTGCAAGGCGGGCGGCAAGCAGCCATAGACCGGACATGATCGACATTCGCCCCTTCACCCCCGCCGATATCGACGGAGCGCTCGCCGCCAACGAGGCCAGCCTGCCGGCCGTCAACAGTCTCACGCCGGACGAACTGCGCGCGCTCGCCGCCCAGAGCCGCCATACGCTGGTTGCCGTGGGGCCTGACGGCGTCATCGGACTGATGGTCTGCCTCGACGAGACCGCCGACTACGACAGCCGCAACTTCGCCTGGCTGAAGGAAAATCTCGGCAGCTTTTCCTATGTGGACCGGATCGCCCTAGCGCCCGCCGCGCGCGGGTCCGGGACCGGAGAGCGGCTCTACCGCGAGCTGCTCGCCCTGCTCGCCGCCGATCCGGACAGGGTTGGCCTGCCGCTGGCCTGCGAGGTCAATACGCGGCCGGCCAATCCGGGCTCCCTGCGCTTCCACCAGCGGCTCGGCTTCGCGGAGATCGGCGCCAACGACCACGGCGACAAGGCGGTCGTCTACCTGGCCCGGGCGGTGATGCCTGCGGAACAGCAAGGAGTTTCAGCGTGAACTATCGGCACGCCTTTCATGCAGGCAATATCGGCGACGTGCTCAAGCACGCGGTCCTGGCCCGCATCCTCACCTATCTCAAGACCAAGGACACGCCGTTCCGGGTCATCGACACCCATGCCGGCCTCGGCCTCTACGACCTGACCAAGGGCGATGCCCAGCGCACCGGCGAGTGGAAGCAGGGCATCGCCCGCGTGCTGGAGACCCCGCAGCCGCCCAAGGTGGCCGAGCTGCTGGCCCCCTGGCTCGACGTGGTGCGCGAGGTCAATGGCGGAAGCGGCAAGCTGACGCTCTATCCCGGCTCGCCGCTGCTCGCCCGCAAGCTGATGCGCGACCAGGACCGGCTGACCGCGACCGAGCTGCACCCGCTCGACGCGGCCAAGCTCGCCGAACTCTTTGCCGGCGATTACCACACCAAGGTGATCGAGCTCGACGGCTGGCATGCGATCAAGAGTTTCGTCCCGCCGAAGGAAACGCGCGCCCTCGTCGTCGTCGATCCCCCCTTCGAGGAGCAGAACGAGTTCGAGCACCTCGCCTCCGGCCTCTACAAGGCCTGGCGCCGCTTCGGCACGGGCGTCTACATGGCCTGGTATCCGATCAAGGACCGCAAGCTGGTCAAGCGCTTCTACGACGCCATGTCGGTGTCCGGCATCCCCCGGATCTCCGTCGCCGAGCACTTCGCCGGCCGCCCGGGCGCCGACAAGCCG belongs to Stappia indica and includes:
- a CDS encoding GNAT family N-acetyltransferase; this encodes MIDIRPFTPADIDGALAANEASLPAVNSLTPDELRALAAQSRHTLVAVGPDGVIGLMVCLDETADYDSRNFAWLKENLGSFSYVDRIALAPAARGSGTGERLYRELLALLAADPDRVGLPLACEVNTRPANPGSLRFHQRLGFAEIGANDHGDKAVVYLARAVMPAEQQGVSA
- a CDS encoding 23S rRNA (adenine(2030)-N(6))-methyltransferase RlmJ; translated protein: MNYRHAFHAGNIGDVLKHAVLARILTYLKTKDTPFRVIDTHAGLGLYDLTKGDAQRTGEWKQGIARVLETPQPPKVAELLAPWLDVVREVNGGSGKLTLYPGSPLLARKLMRDQDRLTATELHPLDAAKLAELFAGDYHTKVIELDGWHAIKSFVPPKETRALVVVDPPFEEQNEFEHLASGLYKAWRRFGTGVYMAWYPIKDRKLVKRFYDAMSVSGIPRISVAEHFAGRPGADKPMAGSGLIMINAPWVLRSELQTLLPWLTETLQQGRGAEWKVFDLTGE